A genomic stretch from Neodiprion fabricii isolate iyNeoFabr1 chromosome 3, iyNeoFabr1.1, whole genome shotgun sequence includes:
- the LOC124177292 gene encoding probable small nuclear ribonucleoprotein E has protein sequence MSYKGPPKVQKVMVQPINLIFRYLQNRSRVQVWLFENINLRIEGHIVGFDEYMNLVLDDAEEYHVKTKNRKQLGRIMLKGDNITLIQNTNPGAN, from the coding sequence ATGTCGTACAAAGGACCGCCAAAAGTGCAGAAGGTTATGGTGCAGCCGATAAACCTGATATTTCGATATCTGCAGAATCGCTCCCGAGTACAAGTCTGGCTCTTTGAAAACATCAACCTGAGGATCGAGGGTCACATTGTCGGCTTTGACGAGTACATGAATCTCGTCCTTGACGATGCCGAGGAGTATCACGTCAAAACGAAGAACAGAAAACAGCTGGGTAGGATAATGCTGAAGGGGGACAACATCACCCTTATACAGAATACGAACCCCGGTGCGAACTAG